The Saccharomonospora glauca K62 genome has a segment encoding these proteins:
- a CDS encoding STAS domain-containing protein — protein sequence MVCTKDDVEVRVDRPVVGLVVVRVIGEVDLLGAPILRRRVEAALPGARALVVDLSDTTFFGAAGLSVLVHTSALAERFRVRWALVCPSVILRLVRITNLDRELPVCRDFGEAVLAATAPSAAFS from the coding sequence ATGGTGTGCACGAAGGACGACGTCGAGGTGCGAGTCGACCGGCCGGTGGTCGGGCTGGTGGTGGTGCGGGTCATCGGCGAGGTCGATCTGCTCGGCGCGCCGATACTGCGACGGCGGGTGGAAGCCGCCCTGCCCGGTGCGCGGGCGCTCGTTGTAGACCTGAGCGACACCACGTTCTTCGGTGCCGCCGGGCTGTCGGTGCTGGTGCACACGTCCGCCCTCGCCGAACGGTTCCGCGTGCGCTGGGCATTGGTATGTCCCTCCGTGATCCTGCGGCTGGTGCGGATCACGAACCTCGATCGGGAACTGCCGGTGTGCCGGGACTTCGGCGAGGCGGTGCTGGCGGCCACGGCGCCCTCGGCCGCGTTCTCGTGA
- a CDS encoding beta-phosphoglucomutase family hydrolase, giving the protein MIGLPDAITACLFDLDGVLTSTAAVHMRAWKRTFDEFLQERDPDAAPFDEQDYVTYVDGRSRLDGVRAFLASRGIKLPEGREDDDVDAETVHGIGNRKNRLLLRLISDGVTPYPGSVRYLDAARAHGLAIGVVTSSANGATVLDAAGLTDYVRARVDGNTIRERGLRGKPAPDSFLACAAELGVRPSAAAVFEDAQAGVRAGRDGGFGYVVGVNRAAPEAHADQEKALREQGADVVVDDLADLLEENA; this is encoded by the coding sequence ATGATCGGGTTACCCGACGCGATCACCGCGTGTCTGTTCGACCTCGACGGCGTACTGACCAGTACCGCCGCCGTGCACATGCGCGCCTGGAAGCGGACCTTCGACGAGTTCTTGCAGGAGCGCGACCCCGACGCGGCTCCGTTCGACGAGCAGGACTACGTCACCTACGTCGACGGTCGCTCCCGACTCGACGGTGTCCGCGCCTTCCTGGCGTCCAGGGGCATCAAGCTTCCGGAGGGCCGGGAGGACGACGACGTCGACGCCGAGACCGTGCACGGCATCGGCAACCGCAAGAACCGCCTGCTGCTGCGGTTGATCTCCGACGGTGTCACCCCGTATCCGGGCTCGGTCCGCTACCTCGACGCCGCCCGCGCGCACGGACTCGCCATCGGCGTGGTCACGTCGTCGGCCAACGGCGCGACGGTGCTGGACGCCGCCGGACTCACCGACTACGTGCGGGCCCGTGTCGACGGAAACACCATCCGCGAGCGGGGCCTGCGTGGGAAGCCCGCTCCCGACTCGTTCCTCGCGTGCGCCGCCGAGCTCGGGGTTCGCCCCTCCGCGGCGGCGGTGTTCGAAGACGCGCAGGCCGGGGTACGTGCCGGTCGGGACGGTGGCTTCGGCTACGTGGTCGGTGTCAATCGCGCCGCCCCCGAAGCGCACGCCGACCAGGAGAAGGCCTTGCGGGAGCAGGGCGCCGACGTCGTCGTCGACGACCTCGCCGATCTGCTGGAGGAGAACGCGTGA
- a CDS encoding FAD binding domain-containing protein, translated as MIPFDYERATDAETAVAAVTGNRRAAYLAGGTNLVDHMKLGIAAPEVLVDITALPLGDVEELPDGGLRLGAGALNSEVAAHPLVRRRYPVLSQALLTGASGQLRNLATVGGNLLQRTRCVYFQDVTTPCNKRSPGEGCSALDGYTRYHAVLGASPHCVAVHPSDMAVALAALDAVVRVRTADGERAIPVAELHRLPGEHPERDTVLEHGELITAVDLPPLRSARRSRYAKARDRASFAFALVSVAAVLDISGGVVRDVRVAFGGLAHKPWRATAAERALRGARATSEAFHAAAEAELADARPLRDNAFKITLARSMFVSVLRELAREESP; from the coding sequence GTGATCCCCTTCGACTACGAGCGGGCCACCGACGCCGAGACCGCCGTCGCGGCGGTGACGGGCAACCGCAGGGCCGCCTACCTCGCGGGCGGCACGAACCTCGTCGACCACATGAAGCTCGGCATCGCCGCCCCCGAGGTGCTCGTCGACATCACGGCCCTGCCGCTCGGGGACGTCGAGGAGCTGCCCGACGGCGGGCTACGGCTCGGCGCCGGGGCCCTCAACAGCGAGGTCGCCGCCCACCCACTGGTTCGCCGCCGCTACCCGGTGCTCTCGCAGGCCCTGCTCACCGGGGCGTCCGGACAACTGCGCAACCTCGCCACCGTGGGGGGCAACCTGTTGCAACGCACCCGCTGCGTGTACTTCCAGGACGTCACGACCCCCTGCAACAAACGGTCGCCGGGCGAGGGGTGCTCGGCACTCGACGGCTACACGCGCTACCACGCGGTGCTCGGCGCGTCCCCCCACTGCGTGGCCGTGCATCCGTCGGACATGGCCGTGGCGCTCGCCGCGCTCGACGCCGTCGTACGGGTCCGCACCGCGGACGGCGAGCGCGCGATACCGGTCGCCGAGCTGCACCGCCTGCCCGGCGAACACCCCGAGCGGGACACGGTGCTCGAACACGGCGAGCTGATCACCGCCGTGGACCTGCCCCCGCTGCGGTCCGCGCGGCGTTCCCGGTACGCCAAGGCACGCGACCGCGCGTCGTTCGCCTTCGCCCTGGTGTCCGTGGCGGCGGTCCTCGACATCTCCGGTGGGGTGGTGCGGGACGTCCGCGTCGCGTTCGGGGGCCTGGCGCACAAACCGTGGCGCGCGACGGCGGCCGAACGGGCGTTACGGGGTGCCCGTGCGACGTCCGAGGCCTTCCACGCGGCGGCCGAGGCCGAACTCGCCGACGCGAGACCGTTGCGGGACAACGCGTTCAAGATCACTCTGGCGCGTTCGATGTTCGTCTCCGTGTTGCGGGAACTGGCGCGGGAGGAAAGCCCATGA
- a CDS encoding xanthine dehydrogenase family protein molybdopterin-binding subunit, which translates to MSESLHPRAMGTARERVDGWAKVTGTAPYAYEHRVPDPAYLHPVQSTVARGRVTEVDARAATALDGVLTVLTPFNAPRLRRDDDPELAVLQSDEVWFRGQLVAAVVAETPEIARQAADLVRVAYEVRPHDVTLSADRADLYKPDVVNPKHPTDTLTGDPDTAFASASRAVDATYTTAMYHNNPMEPHTTVALWHGGNASPALTLYDSTQGVHPLRDAVAALFELSPDRIRVVSPYVGGGFGSKGMPHAHVALTALAATRVEGRAVKFAVTRQQMFSFVGYRTPTIQRMRLAADADGRLTGISNDVVELTSRYKEFAEQTGLPTRTMYAAPHRRTTHRLAALDLSVPSWMRAPGECPGMFAPEVAMDELAEACGLDPIELRIRNEPERDPESGMPYSTRNFVACLTEGARWFGWDSRPRLPRSTLDGDWWVGTGVAGSTYPVLRRPGSAWASVRYRADADRGRYEVSIGAADLGTGAWTVLTQIAADALDVSPDDIEVRIGDSDLPRAPVAGGSSGTTNWGSTVVAAARRFRDKYGFTPTDGDEFAATMPDDGHAERFAMAAYGAQFAEVRVNVYTGEIRVPRLLGVFAVGRVINPRTARSQLVGGMTMGLSMALHETSVLDERLGFVVNHDLAEYHIATCADVPSVEARWIAEEDPYPNPMGSKGIGEIGIVGTAAAIANAVYHATGIRVRDLPITNDKVFEPALVV; encoded by the coding sequence ATGAGCGAGTCACTGCACCCTCGGGCCATGGGGACCGCTCGCGAGCGCGTCGACGGGTGGGCGAAGGTGACGGGTACGGCTCCGTACGCCTACGAACACCGGGTCCCCGACCCCGCGTACCTGCACCCCGTGCAGTCGACGGTCGCGAGGGGACGGGTCACCGAGGTGGACGCGAGAGCCGCCACCGCGCTCGACGGGGTGCTCACGGTGCTCACGCCATTCAACGCTCCCCGGCTGCGGCGCGACGACGACCCGGAGCTCGCGGTGCTGCAGTCCGACGAGGTGTGGTTCCGAGGGCAGCTCGTCGCGGCGGTGGTGGCCGAGACACCGGAGATCGCCCGCCAGGCCGCCGACCTCGTCCGAGTCGCCTACGAGGTCCGGCCGCACGACGTCACGCTGTCCGCCGATCGCGCCGACCTCTACAAACCCGATGTGGTGAACCCGAAACATCCCACCGACACCCTCACCGGCGACCCGGACACGGCCTTCGCGTCCGCCAGCAGGGCGGTGGACGCCACTTACACCACGGCGATGTACCACAACAACCCGATGGAGCCCCACACCACCGTGGCGCTCTGGCACGGCGGGAACGCCTCTCCCGCGCTCACCCTGTACGACTCCACGCAGGGCGTGCACCCCCTACGGGACGCCGTGGCGGCGCTGTTCGAGCTCTCGCCCGACCGAATCCGGGTCGTGTCGCCGTACGTCGGCGGAGGGTTCGGGTCGAAGGGCATGCCGCACGCGCACGTGGCCCTCACGGCGCTGGCCGCCACCCGAGTCGAGGGACGAGCGGTGAAGTTCGCGGTGACCCGACAGCAGATGTTCTCGTTCGTCGGATACCGCACGCCCACCATCCAGCGAATGCGGTTGGCCGCCGACGCCGACGGCAGGCTCACCGGCATCAGCAACGACGTCGTCGAGCTGACCTCGCGCTACAAGGAGTTCGCCGAGCAGACCGGGCTACCGACCCGGACGATGTACGCCGCCCCTCACCGGCGCACCACCCACCGGCTGGCGGCGCTCGACCTCTCGGTGCCGTCGTGGATGCGCGCGCCCGGCGAGTGTCCCGGCATGTTCGCCCCCGAGGTCGCGATGGACGAACTCGCCGAGGCCTGCGGCCTCGACCCCATCGAGTTACGCATCCGCAACGAACCGGAACGGGACCCCGAGAGCGGGATGCCGTACTCGACGCGCAACTTCGTGGCCTGCCTCACCGAGGGGGCGCGGTGGTTCGGTTGGGACTCCCGCCCGCGCCTGCCCCGTTCGACCCTCGACGGCGACTGGTGGGTGGGCACCGGAGTGGCCGGGTCCACCTACCCGGTGCTGCGGAGGCCCGGCTCGGCATGGGCGTCGGTGCGCTACCGGGCCGACGCCGATCGGGGCCGCTACGAGGTGTCGATCGGAGCGGCCGACCTGGGCACCGGAGCGTGGACGGTGCTGACCCAGATCGCGGCCGACGCGCTCGACGTCTCCCCCGACGACATCGAGGTACGCATCGGTGACAGCGATCTCCCGCGCGCCCCCGTGGCGGGCGGGTCGTCGGGCACCACGAACTGGGGTTCGACCGTCGTGGCGGCGGCCCGCCGGTTCCGCGACAAGTACGGGTTCACTCCCACCGACGGTGACGAGTTCGCCGCCACCATGCCCGACGACGGCCATGCCGAGCGGTTCGCCATGGCCGCCTACGGTGCGCAGTTCGCCGAGGTGCGGGTCAACGTCTACACCGGCGAGATCCGCGTGCCGAGACTGCTCGGGGTCTTCGCCGTCGGCCGGGTGATCAACCCGCGTACGGCCCGGTCCCAGCTCGTCGGTGGCATGACGATGGGGCTGTCGATGGCCCTGCACGAGACCAGCGTGCTCGACGAACGCCTCGGTTTCGTGGTCAACCACGACCTCGCGGAGTACCACATCGCGACGTGCGCCGACGTGCCCTCGGTGGAAGCGCGGTGGATCGCCGAGGAGGACCCGTACCCGAATCCCATGGGCAGCAAGGGGATCGGCGAGATCGGCATCGTGGGCACGGCCGCCGCGATCGCCAACGCCGTGTACCACGCCACCGGGATACGGGTCCGCGACCTGCCCATCACGAACGACAAGGTGTTCGAACCCGCCCTGGTTGTGTGA
- a CDS encoding SDR family oxidoreductase — protein sequence MNQPRQSQHPPGDTGSMAPRPRDEMRDWVGRDLLRDRKALVTGGDSGIGRAVAVAFAKEGADVAIAYLTEHDDAEHTAKLVREQGRRCLLLPGDLADRAHCERVVADTVREFGGLDLLVNNVATQQEHESFDEIDDEEWLRTFDVNVHSYFRVTAAALRHMPEGSAIINSGSVNGLRGNKKLIDYSATKGAVHAWTFAMAQSLIPRGIRVNCVAPGPVWTPLIPATMSAEHVEQFGQQAPMGRAADPDELAPSYVFLAANQMSSYYTGEVLAALGGETTPG from the coding sequence GTGAACCAGCCACGACAGAGCCAACACCCGCCCGGTGACACCGGCAGCATGGCCCCGCGACCGCGCGACGAGATGCGCGACTGGGTGGGCCGCGACCTGCTTCGCGACCGCAAGGCCCTCGTCACGGGCGGTGACTCCGGCATCGGTCGCGCCGTCGCCGTGGCGTTCGCGAAGGAAGGCGCCGACGTCGCCATCGCCTACCTCACCGAGCACGACGACGCCGAACACACCGCGAAACTGGTGCGGGAGCAGGGCCGTCGTTGCCTGCTGCTGCCGGGAGACCTGGCCGACAGGGCCCACTGCGAACGGGTGGTCGCCGACACCGTACGCGAGTTCGGCGGCCTCGACCTGCTGGTGAACAACGTCGCGACCCAGCAGGAGCACGAGTCCTTCGACGAGATCGACGACGAGGAGTGGCTGCGTACCTTCGACGTGAACGTCCACTCCTACTTCCGCGTGACCGCGGCGGCACTGCGGCACATGCCCGAGGGCAGCGCGATCATCAACAGCGGGTCCGTCAACGGCTTGCGCGGCAACAAGAAGCTCATCGACTACTCGGCCACCAAGGGCGCCGTGCACGCGTGGACGTTCGCGATGGCCCAGTCGCTGATACCGAGGGGCATCCGGGTCAACTGCGTCGCTCCGGGGCCCGTGTGGACTCCGCTGATTCCCGCCACGATGTCCGCCGAGCACGTCGAACAGTTCGGGCAGCAGGCGCCCATGGGCCGAGCCGCCGACCCGGACGAACTCGCCCCGTCGTACGTCTTCCTCGCCGCGAACCAGATGTCGTCGTACTACACCGGTGAGGTCCTGGCCGCGCTCGGTGGCGAGACGACTCCGGGCTGA
- a CDS encoding GntR family transcriptional regulator: MNGPERKKYNPENKTGYEYVLLADHLAGLIEKGEWPVGSRIPGERALSEEYGVALDPVRKATRILRERGLVQTLKSKGTFVSPRD; this comes from the coding sequence ATGAACGGTCCCGAACGGAAGAAGTACAACCCGGAGAACAAGACCGGGTACGAATACGTGCTGCTCGCCGATCACCTCGCCGGCCTCATCGAGAAGGGTGAATGGCCCGTCGGCAGCCGCATTCCCGGTGAACGCGCGCTGTCGGAGGAATACGGCGTCGCCCTGGACCCCGTCCGCAAGGCCACGCGAATCCTGCGGGAACGCGGGCTGGTGCAGACATTGAAGTCCAAGGGAACGTTCGTCTCCCCACGCGACTGA
- a CDS encoding DUF3140 domain-containing protein: MDAGIDQLWEEFHRVVNMSSRELSEWLRTRSATAEDEELPDRAGPQLGRRVLEILGKRKSDLGTDDVEVMRRVVDRVHGQRRGDLEPTAGDVHWRHRLMTIGHDPLKPAP, translated from the coding sequence ATGGACGCGGGGATCGACCAACTGTGGGAGGAGTTCCACCGGGTCGTCAACATGTCGTCGCGGGAGCTCTCCGAATGGCTGCGGACTCGTTCGGCCACGGCGGAGGACGAGGAGCTGCCCGACCGAGCCGGGCCACAGTTGGGCAGGCGAGTGCTGGAGATCCTCGGCAAACGCAAGAGCGATCTCGGCACCGACGACGTGGAGGTGATGCGGCGGGTCGTCGATCGCGTGCACGGACAGCGGCGGGGCGATCTCGAACCCACCGCCGGGGACGTCCACTGGCGCCACCGGCTGATGACGATTGGTCACGACCCCCTGAAACCCGCCCCGTGA
- a CDS encoding SigB/SigF/SigG family RNA polymerase sigma factor, whose amino-acid sequence MTPDEQSRLEAHEQAGGSSGYEDLAPLFKTLAALEPDDPRRTAIREEIITRCLPLAEHIARRFVGRGEPRDDLVQVARLGLLNAIDRFDASRGTEFVAFAVPTIMGEVRRHFRDSSWAVRVPRRLKELHLSLSQASGKLAQRLGRAPTPSELAAELDLSPEDVWDGLLAGNAYQSVSMDAAYDDEGTLPLAETVGEDDVQLENVEFHESLQPLLASLPERERRVLILRFFGNMTQTQIAERVGISQMHVSRLLARTLEFLRSRLTE is encoded by the coding sequence GTGACCCCTGACGAGCAATCCCGCCTGGAGGCGCACGAACAAGCGGGAGGCTCAAGCGGATACGAGGATCTCGCCCCCCTCTTCAAGACATTGGCCGCACTGGAGCCGGACGACCCGCGAAGGACGGCCATTCGAGAGGAGATCATCACCCGCTGCCTCCCTCTCGCCGAACACATCGCCCGGCGTTTCGTCGGCCGCGGTGAGCCACGGGACGATCTGGTGCAGGTCGCCAGGCTCGGGCTGCTCAACGCCATCGATCGCTTCGACGCCTCGCGGGGTACGGAGTTCGTCGCCTTCGCCGTACCCACGATCATGGGCGAGGTCAGGCGTCACTTCCGCGACTCCAGTTGGGCGGTCCGTGTCCCCAGAAGACTGAAGGAACTGCACCTGTCGTTGAGTCAGGCGAGCGGCAAACTGGCCCAACGGCTCGGTCGGGCCCCGACACCGAGCGAACTCGCCGCCGAACTCGATCTGTCCCCCGAGGACGTCTGGGACGGACTGCTCGCCGGCAACGCCTACCAGTCGGTCTCGATGGACGCTGCCTACGACGACGAGGGCACGCTGCCGTTGGCGGAGACCGTGGGGGAGGACGACGTGCAACTGGAGAACGTCGAGTTCCACGAGTCGCTCCAACCCCTGCTCGCGAGCCTGCCCGAGCGCGAACGACGGGTCCTCATCCTGCGCTTTTTCGGCAACATGACCCAGACCCAGATCGCCGAGCGCGTGGGCATCTCCCAAATGCACGTGTCCCGGCTCCTGGCGCGCACGTTGGAGTTCCTCCGCAGCAGACTCACCGAGTGA
- a CDS encoding hydrogenase maturation protease codes for MRPRVLVTGIGTILRGDEGFAPEVVQRLAEQQLPAWVQLADHGIGSGRLDCDLLGGYDTTVLVDGSPRGGAPGQLRVTDLDLTGTPEPLSAPGPHGLTPATALPLLRLLGGDASRLVVVSCEPRTTTGVGLSPEVKSAVPRAVGLITELVWGGPAEPPSTPADHRLQPVSE; via the coding sequence ATGAGGCCACGCGTGCTGGTCACGGGTATTGGCACCATCCTGCGTGGGGACGAGGGCTTCGCCCCGGAAGTGGTCCAGCGACTGGCGGAGCAGCAACTACCCGCGTGGGTACAACTCGCCGACCACGGCATCGGTTCGGGTCGGCTCGACTGCGACCTGCTCGGCGGCTACGACACCACCGTGCTGGTGGACGGTTCGCCCCGCGGTGGGGCTCCCGGACAGTTACGGGTCACCGACCTGGATCTCACCGGCACCCCCGAGCCCCTCTCCGCCCCGGGCCCCCACGGCCTCACCCCGGCGACCGCGCTCCCCCTCCTGCGGCTGCTCGGCGGCGACGCCTCCCGGCTGGTCGTCGTCAGTTGCGAACCGCGAACCACCACGGGCGTGGGGCTCAGCCCCGAGGTGAAAAGCGCGGTACCCCGAGCGGTCGGGCTCATCACCGAACTGGTGTGGGGCGGTCCCGCCGAGCCGCCGTCGACACCGGCGGACCACCGGCTCCAACCCGTGAGCGAATGA
- a CDS encoding glycoside hydrolase family 65 protein yields MTNNGPVPERGYILSPWELRWQGLDVDELQRTESTFALSNGHIGMRGTLEEAEPRGLPGTYLNGFYEEHGLPYAEAGYGYPEAGQTVVNVTDGKVIRLLVEDEPLDMRYGQATNHYRVLDFRSGTLRRETEWTSPTGRRVRVRTERLVSFTQRAVAAIRYEVEPLDGRIQLVAQSDLLTNEPIESESGDPRVAAALEAPLVGEYAKAEDFRAVLVHRTKRSGLRMAAAMDHQIEPCRGLRTHLECEEDLARLTIAVDVPMGSTLRFTKYLAYGWSAQRSIPALRAQVDAALAGALQTGWEGLLREQREFLDNFWASADVQLDGDPELQQAIRFALFHVLQAGARGESRAIPGKGLTGPGYDGHAFWDTETFVLQLLTYTLPDAARDALRWRHSTLDKAKERAAQLGLRGAAFPWRSINGAECSAYWPAGTAAFHVNADIADAVLRYLNATHDTEFERECGTELLTETARLWISLGHHDPHGGFRIDGVTGPDEYSAVVDNNVYTNLMAQRNLRGAADSCERQPDIAEALGVDHIEVAGWREAARKMRIPYDELLGVHPQSERFTEHAKWDFANTPPDRYPLLLNYPYFDLYRKQVVKQADLVLAMHLRGDAFSLEQKRRNFAYYEALTVRDSSLSAATQAVIAAECGHLELAYDYFAEAVLTDLHDLHHNVRNGLHMAALAGSWLAIVAGFGGMRDYDGELSFKPRLPPIPRRISFRMCFRGNQFSVEIQRDFARYWLTDGTPFTITHYDIPVTVSTEPVTMPIPPAEPQERPSQPAWRAPMRRAVRSEPVAPVESPSPAATAPPA; encoded by the coding sequence GTGACGAACAACGGGCCGGTGCCGGAACGCGGATACATCCTCTCGCCGTGGGAGCTGCGGTGGCAGGGGCTCGACGTGGACGAGCTGCAGCGCACCGAATCGACGTTCGCCCTGTCCAACGGACACATCGGGATGCGGGGCACCTTGGAGGAGGCCGAGCCCCGCGGCCTGCCGGGCACCTACCTCAACGGCTTCTACGAGGAACACGGACTGCCCTACGCCGAGGCCGGCTACGGCTACCCGGAAGCGGGGCAGACGGTGGTCAACGTCACCGACGGCAAGGTCATCCGCCTGCTGGTGGAGGACGAGCCGCTCGACATGCGCTACGGCCAGGCCACCAACCACTACCGGGTACTCGACTTCCGGTCGGGCACCCTGCGGCGGGAGACCGAGTGGACCTCGCCCACGGGCCGTCGCGTCCGGGTCCGCACCGAACGACTCGTGTCGTTCACCCAGCGGGCGGTCGCCGCCATCCGTTACGAGGTCGAACCGCTCGACGGGCGGATTCAACTGGTCGCCCAGTCCGATCTGCTCACCAACGAACCGATCGAATCGGAGTCGGGCGACCCTCGGGTGGCCGCCGCGTTGGAGGCTCCCCTGGTGGGCGAGTACGCCAAAGCCGAGGACTTCCGCGCCGTGCTCGTCCACCGGACCAAACGCTCGGGCCTGCGGATGGCCGCCGCCATGGACCACCAGATCGAGCCCTGTCGCGGACTACGCACCCACCTGGAGTGCGAGGAGGACCTGGCTCGGCTGACCATCGCCGTGGACGTGCCGATGGGAAGCACCCTGCGGTTCACCAAGTACCTCGCCTACGGCTGGTCGGCCCAGCGCTCCATCCCGGCGCTGCGGGCCCAGGTGGACGCGGCTCTCGCCGGCGCGCTCCAAACCGGCTGGGAAGGCCTGCTACGGGAACAACGAGAATTCCTCGACAACTTCTGGGCGAGCGCGGACGTGCAGCTCGACGGCGATCCCGAACTGCAACAAGCCATCCGGTTCGCCCTGTTCCACGTGCTTCAGGCCGGGGCCCGTGGTGAGAGCCGTGCGATCCCCGGCAAGGGGCTCACCGGACCGGGCTACGACGGACACGCCTTCTGGGACACCGAGACGTTCGTGCTGCAGTTGTTGACCTACACGCTCCCCGACGCCGCCAGGGACGCGCTCCGATGGAGACACTCCACCTTGGACAAGGCGAAGGAACGAGCGGCGCAGCTCGGGCTCCGAGGGGCCGCGTTCCCCTGGCGGTCGATCAACGGTGCCGAGTGCTCGGCGTACTGGCCCGCGGGTACGGCGGCGTTCCACGTCAACGCCGACATCGCCGACGCCGTGCTGCGCTACCTGAACGCCACCCACGACACCGAGTTCGAACGCGAATGCGGCACCGAACTGCTCACCGAGACCGCGCGACTGTGGATCTCGCTCGGTCACCACGACCCTCACGGCGGCTTCCGCATCGACGGGGTCACCGGTCCCGACGAGTACTCCGCCGTCGTGGACAACAACGTCTACACCAATCTGATGGCGCAGCGGAATCTGCGCGGCGCGGCCGACTCCTGCGAACGGCAACCCGACATCGCCGAGGCCCTCGGCGTCGATCACATCGAGGTCGCGGGATGGCGCGAGGCAGCGCGAAAGATGCGGATTCCCTACGACGAATTGCTGGGGGTGCACCCGCAGTCGGAGAGGTTCACCGAGCATGCCAAATGGGACTTCGCGAACACCCCGCCCGACCGCTATCCGCTGTTGTTGAACTACCCCTACTTCGACCTCTATCGAAAACAGGTCGTCAAACAGGCCGATCTCGTGCTGGCCATGCACCTGCGCGGTGATGCGTTCTCCCTGGAACAGAAACGCCGTAACTTCGCGTACTACGAGGCGTTGACCGTGCGGGACTCCTCGCTGTCGGCCGCCACCCAGGCGGTGATCGCCGCCGAGTGCGGCCATCTGGAGCTGGCCTACGACTACTTCGCCGAAGCCGTCCTCACCGACCTGCACGACCTGCACCACAACGTCCGGAACGGGTTGCACATGGCGGCGCTGGCGGGATCGTGGCTGGCGATCGTGGCCGGTTTCGGCGGCATGCGCGACTACGACGGCGAGTTGAGCTTCAAACCCCGGCTGCCTCCGATACCTCGCCGTATCTCCTTCCGCATGTGTTTCCGCGGCAACCAGTTCTCCGTGGAGATCCAACGGGACTTCGCTCGTTACTGGCTCACGGACGGCACTCCGTTCACCATCACCCACTACGACATCCCGGTGACGGTGTCCACGGAGCCCGTCACGATGCCGATCCCTCCGGCCGAGCCGCAGGAGCGTCCCTCCCAGCCCGCGTGGCGCGCACCGATGAGGCGGGCCGTCCGGTCCGAGCCGGTGGCCCCGGTGGAGTCCCCGAGTCCGGCCGCTACCGCTCCTCCCGCGTAG
- a CDS encoding (2Fe-2S)-binding protein, translated as MHSEITLIVDGERHRLSVDTRVTLLDALRDRLGITAPKKGCDHGQCGSCTVLRDGRRVTTCLTLAVAADGSTITTSDGLRGDDGAPHPLHRAFLDHDALQCGYCTPGQICSAAGMLAEVRAGWPSSVTPPTAVTPTLDADEIRERMSGNLCRCGAYQGIVAAVEAVAEAEGLTATDDEWRGATS; from the coding sequence ATGCACAGCGAGATCACGCTCATCGTCGACGGCGAACGCCACCGGCTGTCGGTCGACACCCGTGTCACACTCCTCGACGCGCTGCGCGACCGGCTCGGAATCACGGCACCGAAGAAGGGCTGTGATCACGGCCAGTGCGGTTCGTGCACCGTCCTCCGGGACGGGCGAAGGGTCACCACCTGCCTGACGCTCGCCGTCGCGGCGGACGGGTCCACGATCACCACGAGCGACGGCCTGCGCGGCGACGACGGCGCTCCTCACCCGCTGCACCGGGCCTTCCTCGACCACGACGCCCTCCAGTGCGGGTACTGCACTCCGGGGCAGATCTGTTCGGCTGCGGGGATGCTGGCCGAGGTGCGGGCCGGGTGGCCGAGTTCGGTGACCCCTCCCACCGCGGTCACTCCCACCCTCGACGCCGACGAGATCCGGGAACGCATGAGTGGGAACCTGTGCCGCTGCGGTGCGTACCAGGGCATCGTCGCGGCCGTCGAGGCGGTGGCCGAGGCGGAGGGCCTGACGGCCACGGACGACGAATGGCGGGGCGCGACGTCGTGA
- a CDS encoding CGNR zinc finger domain-containing protein, translating into MPFPRTEAPGELHKLEQLCNSARLLYTEDALITAASASAWLRAIGVDAGELNRKEHELLVKLRETVRDHLDGQERTSELNKLAKLLLAPPRWSSRGEPVLPPRKTGPLDVYLGECIALVFTSGLTGELERLKVCRNRDCRWVFYDRSPAQNSIWCSMDVCGARQKMRTYRSRHAR; encoded by the coding sequence ATGCCGTTCCCAAGGACCGAGGCGCCGGGCGAGTTGCACAAGCTGGAGCAGCTCTGCAACTCCGCACGGCTGCTCTACACCGAGGACGCGCTGATCACGGCCGCGAGCGCCTCCGCGTGGTTACGAGCGATCGGCGTGGACGCCGGTGAGCTCAACCGCAAGGAACACGAGCTTTTGGTGAAACTGCGGGAGACTGTTCGGGATCACCTCGACGGTCAGGAACGAACGTCCGAACTCAACAAGCTCGCCAAGCTGCTACTGGCACCACCTCGGTGGTCGTCACGGGGGGAACCGGTCCTGCCCCCCAGGAAGACCGGTCCGCTCGACGTCTATCTCGGCGAGTGCATCGCCTTGGTCTTCACGTCCGGACTGACCGGGGAGTTGGAACGACTCAAGGTCTGCCGCAACCGCGACTGCCGATGGGTGTTCTACGACCGCTCCCCCGCGCAGAACAGCATCTGGTGCAGCATGGACGTCTGCGGCGCGCGGCAGAAGATGCGGACCTACCGCTCCCGCCACGCTCGGTGA